The following are encoded together in the Peromyscus leucopus breed LL Stock chromosome 1, UCI_PerLeu_2.1, whole genome shotgun sequence genome:
- the LOC114689340 gene encoding vomeronasal type-1 receptor 4-like: MVITPVCTDVLSMTSQSKALKTTEEWALQTFVLFQVGIGSVANILLFVHNFSPIFTGSRLRRTQIIVTNLAVTNAFLLLVTAFLSNIMVFVPRSPPSNLRCKIVFFIRLVARSTNMCSTCALSIHQFVTLVPGHWGRLILRGRSPDALSYSCYSCWLFSVLNNVYIPIKVSGPQSTGNDTNNINKWVCSTSGFSVGIVFLHLAHDVTFISIMVWTSVSMMLLLHRHHERTQHIITSNQNRRGHAETRAAQTVLIVVVTFVALYLLNFICIIFHTILTDWGLLLRHVGEALTAGFPTISPFLLIFRDPKGPCSVLFHC, translated from the coding sequence ATGGTCATCACTCCAGTCTGCACTGATGTCCTCTCCATGACTTCTCAGAGTAAAGCTCTAAAAACCACTGAGGAATGGGCTCTCCAGACGTTTGTGCTTTTCCAAGTTGGGATCGGGTCTGTGGCCAACATTCTTCTGTTTGTCCACAATTTCTCTCCCATCTTTACTGGCTCTCGACTGAGGCGAACACAGATCATTGTCACCAACCTGGCTGTGACCaatgccttcctcctcctcgtcACTGCATTTTTAAGCAACATCATGGTTTTTGTTCCCAGGAGTCCTCCAAGTAACCTCCGGTGCAAAATTGTGTTCTTCATTCGCCTGGTGGCTCGAAGCACAAACATGTGCTCCACCTGTGCCCTGAGCATCCATCAGTTTGTCACTCTTGTTCCTGGTCATTGGGGTAGGCTGATACTCCGAGGAAGATCCCCTGATGCCCTGAGTTATTCTTGTTACAGTTGTTGGTTGTTCAGTGTCTTAAATAATGTCTACATTCCTATCAAAGTCAGTGGTCCACAGAGCACAGGCAATGACACTAACAATATAAACAAGTGGGTCTGTTCCACGTCTGGTTTCAGTGTAGGAATCGTCTTCTTGCATTTGGCCCATGATGTCACATTCATCAGCATCATGGTCTGGACCAGTGTCTCCATGATGCTTCTCCTCCATAGGCATCACGAGCGAACACAGCACATCATCACTTCCAATCAGAACCGCAGAGGCCATGCTGAGACCAGAGCAGCCCAAACTGTCCTGATAGTGGTGGTCACATTTGTTGCCCTGTACCtcctaaattttatttgtattatcttTCACACTATTTTAACAGACTGGGGTCTCTTGTTGAGGCATGTAGGTGAAGCTTTGACTGCAGGCTTCCCCActatttctcccttcctgttGATCTTTAGGGATCCTAAGGGTCCTTGTTCTGTGCTCTTCCACTGCTGA
- the LOC114689323 gene encoding vomeronasal type-1 receptor 4-like has product MSAHKTALKTTEEVALQIVLLCQVGVGTVANIFLFVHSFSPVLTGIRLKPTQEILSHIAVANTLILLITGFPNNVMVFAPRSPLTDLKCKLEYFIRLVSRSINLCSTCVLSTYQCVTLLPGNWGWVMLRGRVPNLVSYSCYSCWLFSILNNVYIPMKVTGPQSTGNDTVSKSKLLCSTSGFSVGIVFLRFAHDATFISIMAWTSVSMVLLLHRHCQRMQHILTPNQDHRGYAETRAAHTVLMLVVTFVSLYLLNFICIVCQTFLMDSRLWMRHIGEVLAVSFPTISPFLLILRDPKNPCSVLFNH; this is encoded by the coding sequence ATGTCTGCTCATAAGACAGCCTTGAAAACCACTGAGGAAGTGGCCCTTCAGATCGTCTTGCTGTGCCAGGTTGGGGTTGGGACTGTGGCCAACATCTTTCTGTTTGTCCATAGTTTCTCTCCAGTCTTGACTGGCATTCGGCTGAAGCCCACACAGGAGATTCTCAGCCACATAGCTGTAGCCAACACCTTGATTCTTCTCATCACTGGGTTTCCAAACAATGTAATGGTTTTTGCTCCAAGGAGTCCTCTGACTGACCTCAAATGTAAACTTGAGTACTTCATTCGCCTGGTGTCTCGAAGCATAAACTTGTGCTCCACCTGTGTCCTGAGTACCTACCAGTGTGTCACTCTTCTTCCTGGTAACTGGGGTTGGGTCATGCTTAGAGGAAGGGTCCCAAATTTGGTGAGTTATTCTTGTTACAGCTGCTGGTTGTTCAGCATCTTAAATAATGTCTACATTCCAATGAAAGTCACTGGCCCACAGAGCACAGGCAATGACACTGTTTCTAAAAGCAAGTTGCTCTGTTCCACATCTGGTTTCAGTGTAGGAATCGTCTTCTTGCGTTTTGCCCATGATGCTACATTCATCAGCATCATGGCCTGGACCAGTGTCTCCATGGTGCTTCTCCTCCATAGGCATTGCCAGCGAATGCAGCACATCCTCACTCCCAATCAGGACCACAGAGGCTATGCTGAGACCAGAGCAGCCCACACCGTCCTGATGCTGGTGGTCACATTTGTTAGCTTGTACCtcctaaattttatttgtatcGTCTGTCAGACATTTTTAATGGACTCTCGTCTTTGGATGAGGCACATAGGTGAAGTTTTGGCTGTCAGCTTCCCCActatttctcccttcctgttGATCTTGAGAGATCCTAAGAATCCTTGTTCTGTGCTCTTCAACCATTGa
- the LOC114689324 gene encoding vomeronasal type-1 receptor 4-like — translation MSSQSKALKTTEELALQMLLLSQVGIGTLANILLFFHNFSPKFTGSQLRPTQVIVTNLAVANAFLLLITAFPNKMMVFAPRSPPTNLKCKIEFLIRLVARSTNMCSTSVLSIHQFVTLVPGHWGRLMPRGRAPNVQSYSCYSCWLFSVLYNVYIPMKVSGPQSTGNDTNKNSKWVCSTSGFTVGMAILHFAHDATFISIMVWSSVSIVLLLHRHHQRTQHILTANQNRRGHAETRAAQTVLMLVVTFVGLYLLNFICVIFHTFLIDYRLWLRHVNEVLIAGFPTVSPFLLIFRDPKDPCSELFNCLKPQST, via the coding sequence ATGTCCTCTCAGAGTAAAGCTCTAAAAACCACTGAGGAACTGGCTCTCCAGATGCTCCTGCTTTCCCAGGTTGGAATTGGAACTCTGGCCAACATTCTTCTGTTTTTCCACAATTTCTCTCCCAAATTTACTGGTTCTCAACTGAGGCCCACACAGGTCATTGTCACCAACTTGGCTGTGGCCAATGCCTTCCTTCTCCTCATCACAGCATTTCCAAACAAGATGATGGTTTTTGCTCCAAGGAGTCCTCCAACTAACCTGAAATGCAAAATTGAGTTCTTAATTCGCCTGGTGGCTCGAAGCACAAACATGTGCTCCACCTCTGTCCTGAGCATCCATCAGTTTGTCACTCTTGTTCCTGGTCATTGGGGTAGGCTGATGCCTCGAGGAAGAGCTCCTAATGTCCAGAGTTATTCTTGTTACAGTTGTTGGTTGTTCAGTGTCTTATATAATGTCTATATTCCAATGAAAGTCAGTGGTCCACAGAGCACAGGCAATGACACTAACAAAAACAGCAAGTGGGTCTGCTCCACATCTGGATTTACTGTAGGCATGGCCATCTTGCATTTTGCCCATGATGCCACATTCATCAGCATCATGGTCTGGTCCAGTGTCTCCATTGTGCTTCTCCTCCATAGGCATCACCAACGAACACAGCACATCCTCACTGCCAATCAGAACCGCAGAGGCCATGCTGAGACCAGAGCAGCCCAAACTGTCCTCATGCTGGTGGTCACATTTGTTGGATTGTACCtcctaaattttatttgtgtaatCTTTCACACTTTTTTAATAGACTATCGTCTGTGGTTGAGGCATGTAAATGAAGTTTTGATTGCAGGCTTCCCCACTGTTTCTCCCTTCTTGTTGATCTTTAGGGATCCTAAGGATCCCTGTTCTGAGCTCTTCAACTGCTTAAAACCACAGTCAACATGA